In a genomic window of Bemisia tabaci chromosome 1, PGI_BMITA_v3:
- the LOC109044769 gene encoding N(G),N(G)-dimethylarginine dimethylaminohydrolase, protein MSCSIANSCATKTGVSGKPARPVREATKRSILMCRPTFFTVAYKINPWMDPEAGVDQTKALKQWQRLYDVYQELGFDVHLVDPLPGLPDMVYAANGGLVLGNVAYGAKFLHPERHAEGPAYMAWFRKHGLKVAEPRETNEGQGDFLPVGDVILAGTGFRTNPRSHQEVARVFDREVVTLKLVNPRYYHLDTALTVLDREPVDASSPCIAYLESAFDEESLAILRDRFPNAILATEEDAAVFAMNVYSDGYNVVIPSRAKTFGRQLREHGYNPISVDLSELLLGGGSIKCCTLDLHPELSTASRHITRISS, encoded by the exons ATGTCTTGCTCAATCGCAAACTCGTGCGCAACGAAGACAGGAGTGTCCGGGAAGCCTGCGCGGCCCGTCCGCGAGGCGACGAAGCGGAGCATCCTCATGTGCCGGCCGACGTTCTTCACGGTGGCCTACAAGATCAACCCGTGGATGGACCCGGAAGCTGGCGTGGACCAGACGAAGGCGCTGAAGCAGTGGCAGCGTCTCTACGACGTCTACCAGGAGCTGGGCTTCGACGTCCACTTGGTCGACCCTCTGCCCGGTCTCCCGGACATGGTCTACGCGGCCAACGGCGGCCTCGTCCTGGGCAACGTCGCCTACGGCGCCAAGTTCCTCCACCCGGAGCGCCACGCCGAGGGCCCTGCTTACATGGCCTGGTTCCGCAAGCACGGTCTCAAGGTCGCCGAGCCGCGCGAGACCAACGAGGGCCAGGGCGATTTCCTCCCCGTCGGTGACGTCATCCTCGCCGGAACCGGTTTCCGCACCAACCCTCGCTCCCACCAAGAG GTGGCCCGCGTTTTCGATCGCGAAGTGGTAACACTAAAGCTGGTCAACCCCCGGTACTACCACCTGGACACGGCGTTGACGGTCCTGGACCGCGAGCCGGTCGACGCGTCCTCGCCGTGCATCGCCTACCTGGAGTCGGCCTTCGACGAGGAGTCCCTGGCCATCCTCCGGGACCGCTTCCCGAACGCCATCCTGGCCACGGAGGAAGACGCGGCCGTCTTCGCCATGAACGTCTACAGCGACGGCTACAACGTGGTCATCCCCTCGCGGGCCAAGACCTTCGGGCGGCAGTTGAGGGAGCACGGCTACAACCCCATCTCCGTCGATTTGAGCGAGCTTCTCCTTGGAGGAGGCTCCATCAAATGCTGCACCCTGGACCTCCACCCCGAGCTCTCTACGGCCAGTAGACACATCACCCGGATTTCTTCCTGA